A single genomic interval of Acidovorax sp. 1608163 harbors:
- a CDS encoding putative DNA modification/repair radical SAM protein, producing the protein MNLQSKLAILADAAKYDASCASSGAAPRNSVGGRGMGSTEGMGICHSYAPDGRCISLLKILLTNFCQYDCLYCVNRVTSNVPRARFTVDEVVQLTLDFYRRNCIEGLFLSSGIIQSPDYTMEQVVEVARVLREEHDFRGYIHLKTIPDAAPELMERAGRYADRLSINIELPTAEGLTALAPEKDSAAIDRSMARMAVHIGESRAARKEQAAQAIVSMPQSRTTRRASVPHFAPGGQSTQMIVGADATNDRTILATSARLYGVHRLRRVYYSAFSPIPDAARALPLAAPPTVREHRLYQADWLMRFYGFTHDEIVPPSQGKSGSQAGMLALDVDPKLAWALAHRERFPVNLNTAPRELLLRVPGFGVQTVDRLLAARRVRRLRHADLARLHVPLKKVLPFVEAADYRPGRALDAADLAAQLTPPPVQRSLF; encoded by the coding sequence GTGAATTTACAGTCCAAACTCGCCATCCTGGCCGACGCCGCCAAGTACGACGCCTCTTGTGCATCCAGCGGCGCTGCGCCGCGCAACTCGGTGGGCGGGCGCGGCATGGGGTCCACCGAAGGCATGGGCATCTGCCACAGCTACGCGCCGGACGGGCGCTGCATCTCGCTGCTCAAGATTCTTCTCACCAACTTCTGCCAGTACGACTGCCTGTACTGCGTGAACCGCGTGACCAGCAACGTGCCCCGGGCGCGCTTCACGGTCGATGAAGTGGTGCAGCTCACGCTGGACTTTTACCGCCGCAACTGCATCGAGGGGCTGTTCCTGTCCAGCGGCATCATCCAGAGCCCCGACTACACGATGGAGCAGGTGGTGGAGGTGGCCCGCGTGCTGCGCGAAGAGCACGACTTTCGCGGCTACATCCACCTCAAGACCATTCCCGATGCAGCGCCGGAGCTGATGGAGCGCGCAGGCCGCTATGCGGACCGCCTGTCCATCAACATCGAGCTGCCCACGGCCGAAGGCCTCACGGCCCTGGCGCCCGAAAAGGACAGCGCCGCCATCGACCGCTCCATGGCCCGCATGGCCGTGCACATTGGCGAATCGCGCGCCGCGCGCAAAGAGCAGGCTGCACAGGCCATCGTGTCGATGCCGCAATCGCGCACCACGCGCCGGGCCAGCGTGCCGCACTTTGCGCCCGGCGGGCAAAGCACGCAGATGATCGTGGGGGCGGATGCGACCAACGACCGCACCATCCTCGCCACCAGCGCGCGCCTGTACGGCGTGCACCGGCTGCGGCGCGTGTACTACTCAGCCTTCAGCCCCATTCCCGACGCAGCCCGCGCCCTACCGCTGGCCGCACCGCCCACGGTGCGCGAGCACCGGCTCTACCAGGCCGACTGGCTGATGCGCTTTTACGGATTTACCCACGACGAGATCGTGCCGCCCAGCCAAGGCAAGTCCGGCAGCCAGGCCGGCATGCTGGCACTCGATGTGGACCCCAAGCTGGCCTGGGCACTGGCGCACCGCGAGCGCTTTCCGGTCAACCTCAACACCGCCCCGCGCGAACTGCTTCTGCGCGTGCCCGGGTTTGGTGTGCAGACGGTGGACCGCCTGCTGGCCGCGCGCCGCGTGCGCCGCCTGCGGCATGCGGACTTGGCGCGGCTGCATGTACCGCTCAAGAAAGTGCTGCCCTTTGTGGAGGCGGCCGACTACCGCCCCGGGCGTGCGCTGGACGCTGCCGACCTCGCCGCGCAGTTGACGCCGCCGCCGGTGCAGCGCAGCCTGTTTTGA